AAAGGAAAATAGTGACAGCCATGATGTTCTGTACATACCTCTTGGTCCAGATGTGAAATCATTGTCTCTATTACCTCTACACTTCCTTCTGTAATATGAGACCATGGTGGCTGACTCCCATCTACAAAATGGTACACAGTCTGCAACAGAATAATGTCAGTGAAATGAGACAAATTTGTTGCATGGTAGTGAAATGAGACAAATTTGTAGCACTGCAAGTACCTGAGCCCTTGCATAATCATACATGTCTTCTTCATGCATATTACTTGGCATTGCTTCCCCTTGATCTGACTGTCTTATTTCTTCTTCTTCAGCATTGGTCTCTGGCTGTTTTTTGGGCATCAGTCCTGCTTTCCTAAGCTGACAGCCCTTCTTATTGTGGCCTTTGTCTCCACAGTAGCTGTATGTCATAGCCACTCCATGTTTTGACAATTTACTTCCTGTAGCAGTTTCTATTTCTATTGGTAGTTTCCTTCTATTCTTTGAAGGCCTACCCAcctttttctcatacttgggaggTAGAACCTTAGGTGTAGATACCTTCTCCTAGGTGGTCTTATCACTACATGGCATGATCTTAGGACCATATGCTACAAGGAACCTTGCATAACTGTAACAGTCATGGACCATTGATTCTGTAGGAATTCTTTCATGCCTAAGACATGAGATGACATGAGATTCttaatttgctctatcatactcAACACAGGCATTTCTCTAGCATCTAGGATGAATTTGTTGAAAACCTCACAACTGTTATTCAATAGGATGTCACACTTGCTGTAAGTACTAAAAAAAGATCTAGACCATGTGTTAGGGGGCATTTTCTCAACCCACTTATAAGCCTTCTCATCTAGCACCCTAagtttgtccatgttttttgtccACTGAACTACAGTACTAGATCTTGCACATGCCCAGAGTTGTTTTTTCAAGTTCTCACCTTTGAAGTGCTGTTGAAAGTTGGAGTACATGTGTCTAACACAAAATCTATGCTCAAACTCTGGAAATACTTCACCCACAGCTTTAATTAGGCCCTGCAAAATTCAAGTACATAGATTGTCATAAGTATACAACAATCACACACAGTTGTCATAAGTTCATAGATTTAACATAACTTGGACTACAATGAATGGAAGATTCCTCACCTTCTGCTTGTCAGTCATTAGTGTCTAGGGGTATGTGTTCTCAATCCCTAAATCCTGCTTTAGTGTTGTCAAGAACCATCTCCAAGAATCTAAACATTCCACCTCAACTACACCAAAAGCAATAGGGAAGATGCAATCATTAGGATAAATTCCAACTGTAGTAAGCATTATACCACCATACTTGGTCTTCAAATGGCACCCATCCAAACAAATAAGAGGTCTACATCCTCTAAGAAACCCCCTTTTGCAAGCACCCAGAGACACATACAGTGACTTGAATATGTTGCCATCTAGGTTAAGGTAGAAGGTGCTGTAAGGATTGGTCTTCCTCAACTCATGTGCATAATCCCAAAGCATGTGATATTGTACCTCTTCATCTCCCAGCACCTTTTTCATAGCCAACCTTCTAGCTCTAGCAAGCTTGGTCCTTGATGGAGTAAGATTCTACTCCTTCTGCACTGTCCTAGAAAAGTTGGACAGTGACATTTTTTGGTCTGCTCTGAATGTCTCAATGTATTTCTCAGCAAGCCAAGTAGATGTGCATCTCTTCAAGACCCATTGCTTCTGGCAACTGTGTTTCCCAGTATAAGTCTTGATCATCATGCCATTAGCCctcttatcatatgatgcataaaGGAACCAAGGACATCCTTCTGAACAGTTAGCTTGAAGCCTTTTCTGTTCATTCCTAGGAATCTTGATATCCACTCTATTCCTAAGACTGTATTCAGTTATAGCCTTCCTTAGCATCTCAATAGTGTCAAACATCATACCCACCTTAAACACTAGGTGGgccatgtcctttggtttgaatgACTTGAATTTGAATGCTGGTTCACATTCACCATTAGACTGAGGTAATTCTAGCCTATCATCATAAGTTGACtcctcattttcatcatcatcatgagcAACTACTGAAGTTCCAGTACTGGTCCTTCCTGCTACCCTCTTGGTTCCCTTAGCTATCTTCCTCCCTTTGGCAACACCTTCATCTGTCACATGTTCATCAACATTGTCAACAAAaaggtcatcatcatcctctaagTCATAATCACTATCATCAAAATCactatcatcacttgagctatcatgtgCATCTTCAGGGCCTTCATCATCTGCTGCCTTATTGTTTCTCTGCCTTGTCTAACCTTTGGATGGGCTGATCAATCTAGGCAAGGATGCAACAGGGTTTGCAACTACATCATCCCAATCTGAGCCTAAAGTAATGGCCTCATGATCAAAATACAATACAAGTGTCTTCACTTTGTGCACAACTGAAGCCATCACTAAAGTGTCTTCTTCTGAAACAATCAGCCTGATGCCATCTGGGAAATCCTTTCCAGGAAGTAACCAAAACACCTTCAATTCTGGATTCCTTGGATAGTGAAGCATGAAACTGAGGTCATGAAAGGTCTGTGGACACAAAGTTTGGGCTTAAACATAATCGATAAAGCTCACTCTCTCATCAATGTATGACCGATTCGTACCATGACCAACAAAGAAACCATTGTGATGTATCTCAACTATAAACTGATCACTAATTCCACCTACATGAACAACAACAGAACATATTTAGGCATCCATCCATCTAATTCGACCTACAACAACCAAGTCAGAAACCCTAGCCTAGGCAAAAAAGCTTCTATATGACCCCATCCATGAATCCTTCTCAACAAATCAGCGATAAACACTATGAAACACAACCAAGATTGAACCTTGGAGGCACTTACTGTAATCAGGGGGTGGCTCCCCTTTCCGCCGCACTCTGGCCTTCATTCTGCACTTCCACCAGGATCGCCAAGGAAGACTGCCCTCGCCGCGGGGGAGAACGACCTATCGTCACCGCACAACACTCCAATCGCGATGCCGATTTCACTCCACAGTTGCCTCTCCCGCTCGCCTGTCTCTTTGCCTCCCGCACGACGAACTCGAGAACAAAACGCTCGGTCAAATGGGGAAAAGGAGGATGCGGGGATGGTGGCATCACGCGCCGCTCACATGACACAGCTAGGAGGCTCAGTCCACCCTGGACACGCCACATCAGCATAAACCTGCTTATTTGGCAACATGGACCTAGAGTGAACCAAAACTCAAGATTACTGTGCCACAAATGCATTTTCCAAGTTTATGGACCTATCTGGCACCCCTAAACAAGTTTGTGGACCTAGAGTGCATTTAACTCAAAAATAAACGTCCAGGAATAAAATCGCATCATCAAAAAATTCTGGTTCGGCATTTTCTATTATTTTGTGTTACAGTTTGGGCGTACTACAAGAAATACCCTTATACATGACGGTTAAGACGTGACATTAAAAGAAACCATCATAAAAGCTCTATTTTGTGACGTTTTGTATCTTAGATAAAAAAATATGTGATGGATGATTAAATAGTGTCACTGATAGATAAACATAATCGTCACAAATCATGGGTGTAATTTATGCCTCTTATTGAATTCCAAGCGGTGTCGTACATTGATATAACATATATTGATATCACAGTTTATACcattaaaaaagaaaagaagaaaaaaagatgataaaaaaagaaaataaaaagtgaAAATGAGGATAGGATGTGCGTTTTCCCCCAGCCGATGTCTTCTTCCTCACGaagcctctctctctccctagtctctctctctctctctctctctctctctctctctctctctctctctctctcctggtCCTTCTCTCGTGACGCCGCCGACCTCTTCCCTGCTCTCTCCTCCGGCTGGGCCGCTACCGGTGTCGCCCCTTCCAGCCGCTTCGTCGGTGCCTCAGCCTCCCATGTGCACCGCCGGCCCCCAAGCACCGCGCCGCCCGACCCGTGCTTGCCGCCGCCGCTGGGCCAGCCGCGTCGTGATGACTGGGGCCGGCGCCACCCCCTCGTCTTCCTACTGAGCGGGACGCCGAGCATCACCAGAGGTCCATCACTCCCTTCGTGCAGTGTGAAAATACCCAATCCCTTGTCTATTTCTATTCGGGTCTGAGCTGCAATGGCCTGGATCTTGACGGCTTCGCCTGGTCAATGGGGACGCCAGATCCGTTAGGCGCCATGGTAGAGAGGCCAGATCCATGGTGTACCAGTTCAGCGACAGTGCCAGGGATGGCGCAGGAGGTCGGTGCCGCAGTAGGTGTCGTGTTTGTCTAGTGCACAGCTGGAGTCGTGTGCTTTTTGTTGGATTTTCTCTAGTAGCTATTTCTGGTGGGCTTCTCTTTCAGCAGCGCAATTATCTTTCAACCTGTAGGTTTATTTTGGAGCTCCATGAGGACGTGTGTTCAAAGTTAAACTGCAGCagctcgttcaactttcaggtTCAGAGAACTACTGTTATTTTTTCTTTGTTTGCCTGGTTTGGTCCCTGCGGCAGTTCATGTAGCTGTTATGTTCATCTACACAGTTCAGAGTAATATTTGCCTCTATGATGTTCATTCACAGCAGCAGCAACCCAGATTCATTGATGGTGGGTGTATGAGTTCATACACCTGAACAGATTTTTGGAACTTTTAGTTGAATATATGCAATGTATGCCTTGTTCTACACTACTTGCATTACTGTTAGTTGAATATATGCAATGTATGTCTTGTTAAGTATTATCATGGCAGATGATTGACCTTAAAATTAAAACCCACTTGCTTTTGCCTTGCAGATGTGTGACCTTAAATTTAATGGTATTCGGAACTTAGTATACCAGAATGGTTCAAGTAAGCCTGTCATTTAATTTCTACTAGTCAATCGCAAACCATACTGCAGAGGCATCTACTTGTGCTAACCCTATTTATACCATGGTGATCTCTTCTGCAGAGGCATCTACTGTGTGCTATATGTTACATCTACTGCAGCTGCCCTTAAACAAGTTGCCATGTGAGCTTGCTGAATTATTACTGCTTGTGTTTCACTCTGGTGAAGTTTATAGAGAATTTGATATTTAGATTCTCATGCTCTACTTGTTGGGCTCTTAAAAATATATACATTGAACTAGTTAACTAGTTTGAAAGCTTTCTAATAAATGTatgacatttctttttagaatttgctaaattgactattcattttggttttcagtAGCACATCTTATGGACCCCAAGCCATTGAAGTGCTTGTGGATACAAATGTTTAGTTATTTTAGACTCCCTAGAGATGAAATTTAGTTCATACTTAGTTGCTGTGATAATCAACTAATTGGCTGTGAGCCAGGCAATTCGTAGTTTGATAAAATGTGACACCAGTGGGCTTGCTAATACATGAATGATCAATGTGTTGATTATATGATTGGTGTATCTTACGAGCTGGGAGTATGTTAGTGCAGTGATGATTTGGCACTAGTTAGTGTGTTCTTTTTCGTCACTATGGATTGGTCTGGGCTTGGATATGGGCTGGTTTAAGATACAGATAGCCACTCTGACGCACAAATTCTAATCTGTGACGGCTCAATTGGGCAGCAAATGTATGATTGCGGGATACATGACGCTTTTTGTTCGTCATGGTAAATTAACCGTGACGCGTTTTTGTTTGTCTGTGACTAAAGTAACGTCATTGTATAAGAGTATTTCTTGTATTTGGGATTGCAGTCATGACAAGCGCAGTCAGTTACAGGGTGTGGGTTCAAGGAACATGAGGCCCCTGTAACACCCAGTTTCAAGGAaagtaaaaggccgcttccaaagctaggctcaataggacagaggctgtcctatatccAACTCgtagacctctaaccagctagaaaagatTTTCttaagcaactagagccagagccatatagccctcacaattGTACTGTAaatcccagcttttgccaaaggataaCATTCATCATGTATGTTTATACCACATTTCATTAAACAAGCCCAAGATCATGgccacagaaagaaaacccaagctatacttgccttaaactcagatccttcttcaagtcgaaACCTTCAAAGAACTGCTTCTTGCTCACCAACTTGTTCTAGATCACCGACGcaaatctcaccgactggacatgatcaaagaacaccacacaagcatccgatcaaacatgcatagcaaacatagaaaatttagaacaatacaccaatcaataaaaaggtttgaaaactaGCCTACGCATTGCTGCGATCACACAAACACGAAAATCACACTAATCAGACCTATGGTGAAACGAAAACGTCTATCGatatgctttatttattttaatgattataaaacatgtataagatatctcagagaaatatctaaattgagttaagtcattttatacttgagttattagatttagaaaactaagataaactattcatatcttaattatagttattttgatatcatttatgcaaattaaattttGACTTACAAAGATATAATAACAAGTGAGAGTATATATTCAAAACATATATAGCACGTATAAGCCcttgcatttattatttttaaaaggaaaaccaaaatgatgtaagcattacatcagtttaggatttatcaatggaataattaataatgtattaaggagcggatgtgcatgtattatttaatcaaaataaactttAACTTTTCAAATTAAAAGAACATGTAAGAGCATCTACACTATAACTGAATATGACGTGGGTTCAGCTAAACAAATTATAATCAAAACATATATTTAAATTGATATAACCAGTTTAATATTCATTTATTAAGGCCGACGTGGaaaacctatattgcttttaattaattTAGAAAGCTAGTTGCACATTAATTAGATTTACAATAATTTATAAAAGACCGAAGTATATGCCTAtgttacttttaattagaaacttcattgcataagcacaaatcaaattaatatttacttATAAAATTCAAAGATGTGAAACATGATAAATTTTCCTACTAATGTGTACCTCATGATCAGCACGGTCGTAAAAGAACAAGAACGAAATTAAACTGATTGTTTTTAATTGGGAAACCATTAACTAATTATTAATGTAATTAGTATTAGGTTaataaattcataattaattgACATGATAAACATTACTACTACTGCGTAGAGCacaaaattacgaaactaacgcaactagaaTCGCTCGAAACGGAGTTAAGACGATGAAACGGTAAAGGATTAACAAtcggtggcaaaactgtaaatacatCATCTTGTACCTCTGGCCTCCTCCATCTGGACGTACGTGGCCATGGCAAAGAGGTTGCCTGCTGCTGCTGAGTTCGTGCAGGCTGGGAAGGGAGGGACTCGGCAACGATCGTCTAGGCGCGACGATGAAGCAGCATGTGAGGTCTTTGGCGGCAGCGGTTGTCGTCGAGATCACGATCGGCGGAAAGTGCTCTGTGAGCGAGGCGGCGGTGCTGCGGCTTGCACTAGGGTTGAGGGAGGAGCGTGCGGACGCGGACGCGCTCGCTATTTAAGGCGGCTCAACGTGGAGGACACGCCAAACGGGGAGGAGGCGGACTCCGGGTCGGGCCGAGTCCCGATCGGGTACGACAGCAAGGTAGGGGATGACCCTGACCGGTGGGCCCCGTGCATCAGCGGTAGCAAAGGAAGAGGTGGAACGCTGCGCGCGTGAGCTGGCCTCGCTGCTGGGCCTCGGCCATCCGGCccagggaggagggaggaggagcgggCCTGCTCAGCTTGGCGAGCTGGGCTTGGCTACTTGCTGGGCCAAAAGCCAAGAGAGTGAGAGAGGTGAGATTTTATCCTTTTCTTTTTAGTTTTCCAAACTTTTGAATACCATTTCAAAGAGATTTTGAAATCCTTTTGACTTTTGAATAAAATCCAGTCACCACAAAATAAATAATGCGGCATGGATGCACAAACATGTATCTAGCCTTAAAGTGAAttttattttcataaatattattatttttcctacGTTCACATGCTCACAAAATatttaaataaatcattttaggctATTTCGAAAACATGAAATTTTTAGGGTCCACGTCCAGAGTGCAACGAAAGGCCTgtttgcttggctgataagccatggctgaaagtactgttagctgatttgttgtgaaagaaaaatactatttattagctgaaaaaacgcttataagccaaacgaacagggcccgTGCTCCCCGGGTGTCACAGAAGCTGACCAAGTGGCAACGGGTGAGTAAAGGTACTTCAAACAAGTGCAATGACTACATGCAGCGGCAGCATCAAGACCTGGGTTCGAGACTTAGCATGTATTCTCTACATGTATTTGTCTTGCAAATAAATAAACGTCCAGGAATGAAATCGCATCATGAAAAAATTTCTGGTTCGGCATTTTCTATTATTTTGTGTTACAGTTTGGACGTACTACGAGAAATATCCTTATGCATAACGGTTAAGACGTGACGTTAAAAGAAACCATCATAAAAAGCTCTATTATGTGACGTTTTGTATCTTAGCTGATAAAAATATGTGATGGATGATTAAATAGTGTCACTGATAGATAAACATAATCGTCACAAATTATGGGTGTAATTTATGCCTCTTATTGAATTCCAAGCGGTGTCGTACATTGATATAACATATATTGATATCACAGTTTATACcattaaaaaagaaaagaaaataaaaaatgaaaatgaGGATAGGATGTGCGTTTTCCCCCAGCCGATGTCTTCTTCCTCACGAAGCCTCTCTCTGCCtcggctctccctctctctctcccggtCCCTTCTCTCGTGACGCCTCCCCCTGCTCCCGCCTGCTCTCTCCTCCGGCTGGGCCGCTACCGGCGTCGCCCCTTCCAGCCGCGCCGTCCGTGCCTCAGCCTCCCATGTACGCCGCCGGCCCCCAAGCACCGCGCCGCCCGACccatgctgctgccgccgccgggcCAGCCGCGTCGTGATGACTGGGGCCGGCGCCGCCCCTCCTCTTCCTACTGAGCGGGACGCCGAGCATCACCAGAGGTCCATCACTCCCTTCGTGCTGTGTGAAAATAACCAATCCCTTGTCTATTTCTATTCGGATCTGAGCTGCAATGGCCTGGATCTTGACGGCTTCGCCTGGTCAATGGGGACGCCAGATCCGTTAGGCGCCATGGTAGAGAGGCCACATCCATGGTGTACCAGTTCAGCGACAGTGGCAGGGATGGCGCAGGAGGCCGGTGCCGCAGTAGGCGTCTTGTTTGTCCAGTGCACAGCTTGAGTCGTGTGCTTTTTGTTTGGATTTTCTCTAGTAGCTATTTCTGGTGGGCTTCTCTTTCAGCAGCGCAATTATCTTTCAACGTGCAGGTTTACTTTTGGAGCTCCATGAGGACGTGTGTTCAAAGTTAAACTGCAGCAGCTCGTTCCACTTTCAGGTTCAGAGAACTACTGTTATTTTTTCTTTGTTTGCCTGGTTTGGTCCCTGCGGCAGTTCATGTAGCTGTTATGTTCATCTACACAGTTCAGAGTAATATTTGCCTCTATGATGTTCATTCACAGCAGCAGCAACCCAGATTCATTGATGTAGGTGTATGAGTTCATACACCTGAACAGATTTTTGGAACTTTTAGTTGAATATATGCAATGTATGCCTTGTTCTACACTACTTGCATTACTGTTACTTGAATATATGCAATGTATGCCTTGTTAAGTATTATCATGGCAGATGATTGACCTTAAATTAAAACCCACTTGCTTTTGCCTTGCAGATGTGTGACCTTAAATTTAATGGTATTCGGAACTTAGTATACCAGAATGGTTCAAGTAAGCCTGTCATTTAATTTCTACTAGTCAATCGCAAACCATCTGCAGAGGCATCTACTTGTGCTAACCCTATTTATACCATGGTGATCTCTTCTGCAGAGGCATCTACTTGTGTGCTATACTATGTTACATCTACTGCAGCTGCCCTTAAACAAGTATGCCATGTGAGCTTTGCTGAATTATTACTGCTTGTGTTTCACTATGTGAAGTTTATAGAGAATTTGATATTTAGATTCTCATGCTCTACTTGTTGGGCTCTTAAAAATATATGCATTGAACTAGTTAACTAGTTTGAAAGCTTCCTAATAAATGTACGacatttctttttagaatctTTGCTGAAAATTGACTTATATAAGAGTATTTCTTGTATTTGGGATTGCAGTCATGACAAGCGCAGTCATGTTACAGGTTGTAGGTTCAAGGAACAGAGAGCCCTCTCATTGTTGACCAGGAGTACTTGAATAGTTCTCAAATATTATACAAAGTCACAGTTATGTATTTCCGTGAGCAGAAAAAGATTGCATATAGTACATAAACATCAGTACATAAAGATGTGGGTATAAATAAACATTATCCCTGGCAGtactacaatatatatatatatatatatatatatatatatatatatatatatatatagggagagcctattcagtagccggctataaaataagttattctgtagccacctccatttactataattttatatactaatttaccataatgtcaatacatatttacgatagttgggttactataacacatggggatatttaccataacgttatattaaaccacttagtaaggagttactataatctcgtaaattaacatagtaattatcataactcaaagtggctacagaataagttattctgtagccagctacaggatagtagttctatatatatatatatatatatatatatatatatatatatatatatatatatatatatatatatatatatatattgggctAGGCTAATAATGGTATATATAGTTTAAGAAACATATGAATCAAATGATATACATATAATGGGATTTGGAAACCATGCACATTCTTTTTTGCAAGCTAGTGATATATTAAGTGCTATTAACAGATTCCATAAAGTGATACAATACAAAAGATAAATGGCAAGCAGGTGCAACCGTGTGAACCTTAGTGTCAGCACTCCTATCTGAGATCTTTGTAGCAGATTATTAGGTATTGATCCACGGAGGTTGTTGCTGGACAAATCCCTACAAAACACGAGAAAGTAAACATAAAAAGAGGAGTTTGAGCAGTATTAATTATAGTGTGCAGGTCGATCAGCAGGAAAGCTTACAGAAATGAAAGTGATGGCAGTTGACCAAGAAAATCAGGTATTGGTCCAGTCAGATTGTTGTGAGACAGATCCCTGGAAatcacaaaaagcaaaatgaaacAGTCAAAAACAAGTGCTGAAGTAGGTATTTTCAGTAGAAACTTTTGGACATCGGAATACTTGAATATCATTGCCACCAATTTGGACAAGTAGTATATGGTATATCCAACATGCGCAAAATAGATAGATGacatgatcatctcatgaaacaTGGCAAAAGTAGGGCATACTGAGGCTGTGTTTTTCCCTGTGATCTTCCAGTTCCCTAGGCTTTAACAGTAATTTATTATCCTGGTTATTTGTATAATAAATGAAGCCTACATGTTAATTCGCAAGATCTAGAAATTATCATGTTAATATGATGAAAGAGAAGTAACCCCTTACATGATGAATTATCAACAACTACCAGTGTATTAGCCTAGAAACCCTTATACATGTTTCTCCGTTACCAACATAACCATTATTTAAGAATTTCTAGCCACTTCCATTACATAAAGGTTAATCCAAAAATCCACTTATACCTATTTTCTCACTACTCATACATAAAAAAAATGAAATCAACTATCTTTTTGCACCCTCATGCATTTAAGAGTTTAAGTTGGCCTTAAAAAGCTTCATAGTTGcaatacaaagtatttttatgttaaatatagtagaaaaaaataaaaaacttagttCAGTTTAAGAGTTTAAAAATAAACATAGGAAAATGGCTTCTCATTTCTGTCAAAGTAATTGAATATTTTCTTTGGGACAAAAGAGTGAAAGTTGCTGTTTAAATTATCTTTTAGTATCAAATATAATAGCAAAATTGAGCAGGTTCAATATGGGAGTTTAAATAAACATACAAAAGATAATATAAGACCTGATACAATTGAATGATCTAAAAACACATGTGCTCCTCAATGAAGAAAAAGCAATCTATTCATTATCTTTTAATATCAAATATATATGTGTTGAAATCCACTGTCAACAAGAGCTAATTTTCAATGActaagtgcctgtttagttcccaaaattttgcaaaatttttcaagatttcccgtcacatcgaatctttggacgcatgcatgaagcattaaatataaataaaaaataaaactaattacacagtttagacgaaattcacgagacgaatcttttaagcctaattagactattattggacactaattgccaaataacaacgaaagtgctatagtaccatttcccaaaaaaattcgccaactaaacaaggcctaaatataCAATTCAATAAATCGCTGTTCTGGGACAAATTTTGAAACTGTAAAGGACATACAAGTGCTGGAGCAATGTTAGTTGACCGAAGGATGGATCAATTTCACCGATTAATCCGCTAGATGACATATATCTGCAGGGAATGTTAAACCAATCACAAAAATTTGAAGTccccatttttttttcttttcctctaTTAAGTTTCCATGTAATAACTCTGCATGATACTTTAAAGCATATGAATCAAGTGAAATTGTTCGTTTAGAACTTACAAGGCAGTTATTCTCGATGGAGCACTGGGAGTGTAGCTACAGTTCAAGCCAACCCACGCAAAAGCTATGGGGGAACAGGGATCTCCTGCCCAGTTTCTCGTAACGGAAAACTTTGTCTGGATGGTCATCATTGCAG
This sequence is a window from Miscanthus floridulus cultivar M001 chromosome 10, ASM1932011v1, whole genome shotgun sequence. Protein-coding genes within it:
- the LOC136487131 gene encoding uncharacterized protein isoform X7, yielding MVYQFSDSGRDGAGGLFLELHEDVCSKLNCSSSFNFQMCDLKFNGIRNLVYQNGSKASTCVLYYVTSTAAALKQS